A window of Bacteroidota bacterium contains these coding sequences:
- a CDS encoding serine/threonine-protein kinase has product MQDLNEIPQFTRYNIERTLGSGGMGTVYLAHHNILNREVALKVPKRELAQNEVFVERFLREARALGTLNHPHIVTVYDAGIEQSIPYIAMEYVDGDTLANSILHTGQIDITLAISWGIQMAKALAYLHHQQILHRDLKSANVIIDRAGNAVIADFGIAQIDQDSSLTRGMLGTPAYISPEQAKGAQLDARSDLYSLGVILYESLTGRLPFMDDNGFALIQKVIHEAPQDIWNHRPDAPPWLCDLINKCLEKSPERRFQDGTELASALQQGLPESTSLMRAEPADTIVSQHLEKAGTLADQFRNNAQTNLAMSFRRPTNPAAGALLPFIDPSPTVTMYGESHIIKPEKRENPIKAMMNPLSAIMTLVILTALVLIPLTELPPNRANGQQHTAEAAFPMGPPVLAEGQSGSTATPVREYEPTAIPEQTQQQAGLTASDAIENGDQIARTDTLAIEFSDHFTAKHNPYFESDEDWTAEDVTVIENLLALETETGELLPEPQQGSSETIVFAEDSAALALYLPTPPLEESFTAEQGAEETSLDTSIVDLALLEDQLEVQSAIIEAGTYDTRVPQSIAALSTLKNRTQLVRALATYQAQKVLLFGSKTNVKEPDLAFIFLINKDNKKVRGILAPSPEGWTDIYTGKIVTEEKGRFYEREPNSEVTLKWWLHDVSPIWVELKQKQKMVARPVPSRSKKKRLGW; this is encoded by the coding sequence ATGCAGGATCTGAACGAAATCCCACAGTTTACTCGCTATAACATCGAGCGCACCCTTGGCTCGGGGGGCATGGGTACGGTCTATCTGGCACACCATAACATTCTCAATCGAGAGGTTGCCCTTAAGGTCCCAAAACGAGAACTGGCACAGAACGAGGTCTTCGTAGAGCGTTTCCTTCGCGAGGCGCGCGCCCTCGGCACCTTGAACCATCCGCATATTGTTACCGTCTATGATGCCGGCATCGAGCAAAGCATCCCCTACATTGCAATGGAATATGTTGATGGCGATACACTCGCCAATAGCATCCTGCATACGGGACAAATCGATATCACACTGGCAATTAGCTGGGGCATCCAAATGGCCAAGGCGCTTGCTTATCTGCATCATCAGCAGATTCTGCACCGCGACCTCAAAAGTGCCAACGTTATTATAGATCGTGCCGGGAACGCAGTAATTGCTGATTTTGGGATTGCGCAGATCGACCAGGACAGCAGCCTGACCCGCGGCATGCTCGGTACACCGGCCTACATAAGCCCCGAGCAAGCCAAAGGCGCCCAACTCGATGCACGCAGTGATTTGTACAGCCTCGGCGTCATTCTGTATGAAAGCCTTACTGGCCGGCTGCCCTTTATGGATGACAATGGATTTGCTCTCATACAGAAGGTCATCCATGAAGCGCCCCAAGACATATGGAATCACCGTCCGGATGCGCCGCCGTGGTTGTGCGACTTAATCAATAAATGCCTCGAGAAATCACCTGAGCGCAGGTTTCAGGACGGTACAGAGCTCGCCAGCGCCTTACAGCAAGGCCTGCCCGAAAGCACTTCGCTCATGCGTGCCGAGCCGGCTGACACCATTGTATCACAACATCTCGAAAAAGCAGGAACGCTGGCAGACCAGTTTCGAAACAACGCCCAAACCAACCTGGCCATGTCGTTTCGGCGACCAACCAATCCAGCGGCCGGCGCGCTGTTGCCTTTCATCGATCCTTCTCCAACAGTAACCATGTATGGGGAAAGCCACATCATCAAGCCTGAAAAACGGGAAAACCCGATAAAGGCCATGATGAATCCGCTTTCTGCAATAATGACCCTTGTTATCCTCACTGCGCTGGTGCTTATTCCGCTTACAGAATTGCCGCCAAATCGCGCAAACGGTCAGCAGCACACTGCAGAGGCCGCATTCCCCATGGGCCCGCCCGTATTGGCAGAAGGCCAATCTGGCAGTACTGCCACGCCCGTCAGGGAATATGAACCAACTGCTATTCCCGAGCAAACACAGCAGCAAGCAGGGCTAACAGCATCAGATGCTATCGAAAACGGCGACCAAATTGCGCGCACAGATACCTTGGCCATAGAATTTTCAGACCACTTTACAGCAAAGCACAACCCGTATTTTGAATCCGACGAAGATTGGACTGCAGAAGATGTGACGGTCATTGAAAATCTCCTGGCACTGGAAACGGAAACAGGAGAACTGCTTCCAGAGCCTCAGCAAGGATCATCAGAGACAATAGTATTTGCTGAAGACTCAGCAGCCCTGGCGTTGTATTTGCCAACTCCACCGCTGGAAGAATCGTTCACGGCAGAACAAGGCGCGGAAGAGACCTCTCTGGACACTTCTATAGTTGACCTTGCGCTGCTTGAAGACCAGTTGGAAGTACAGTCAGCCATTATTGAAGCTGGCACCTACGATACGCGTGTGCCACAAAGCATAGCGGCATTGTCTACCCTCAAAAACCGGACACAACTGGTACGGGCCCTCGCAACCTATCAGGCGCAGAAAGTTTTGCTCTTTGGCAGCAAAACCAATGTAAAGGAGCCAGATCTTGCATTCATTTTCCTGATTAACAAAGACAACAAAAAGGTTCGCGGCATCCTGGCGCCAAGCCCAGAAGGCTGGACCGATATTTACACAGGAAAAATTGTTACGGAGGAAAAGGGCCGGTTTTACGAAAGAGAACCCAACAGCGAGGTAACCTTGAAATGGTGGCTGCACGACGTGAGCCCCATTTGGGTTGAGCTCAAGCAGAAGCAGAAAATGGTCGCGCGACCGGTGCCCTCACGATCAAAAAAGAAGCGGCTCGGCTGGTAA